In the Carettochelys insculpta isolate YL-2023 chromosome 6, ASM3395843v1, whole genome shotgun sequence genome, ggaaactgaccagctccgtgccctgtgccagctggtcagtttcccaattcccgccagtgcagggcagccaggaaccaggctgaggcttggttcccagctcctcactgCATAGGGGGCCTGGGAAACTGTGCCATCTTTGCCCTTACCTCAGCACTCTGTCTCATTTGCCATAAGCACTCCATATGGACCTGTCCAGGGCACTTTTACCTCCTCCAGCTAGCCAGTCTTCACTCCTTGAGCTCCACACAGCAACTAATTACTGCTCTGTTCTGCAGCATCTTTTATACATCCTTCCTGGCCCCTAACTGGCTGCTTTCCCACTCTAGCCTGCTTGGAGGCCCTGCCTTGTttcaggagtggggtgtggcAGAACCACAAAGCCTCTAGGCAGAAGACTTCAGGGCCTAGGCAATCCTGTCACACCATGAGATAAGAACATTTGGTACTGAACTACTGAGTTTTCCAAGGAAAACCTCATCTACCATTTTGAGTTAGAAAATAACAGAGCTGACTTCAGTTTTCTAAAACACAAGTTTCTCCATTCCATACCAAAATCATCTTTTATACTCAAAAGAGAAACATTTAAGGAATCATTTTCAAAACAGCATGCAAGGATTTAGCCACATAACTTCCACTACTGTGGAAACCACTAATGTAGTTTAATCTCAGTTCAATAATTTGAACATTACTTCTAAACTTTATTGTGACCtcagaagttattttgaaagacatggtttatttaaaactaaaGATATTGGAAATTGAAAAGTAAAGTATATGGAAAACGTCCAGAATTATGTCTTTGAAAGCAAAGAACTATTtacctgatttgttttttttgtccGAAGTATCATCCAAAGCTGATAATGCTGTAGAGATGCTCTTCTGAAGATCGTGGTTACTCCCTACAGAATCATCTTCATCAGAAGAAAATGAAGGCAATGTTTCCAAATTTTTCTTAAGTTCATCATCAACTTTTTTAGTTGGACTTTCACAACCAACCTCAGCAGACAAAGGAGCTACTGCCTGCTGTGACTTTGAAAATGGCGGGGGACCTGGGGCACGGACCATCTGGGTAACTGGCCGCCTAGTCCTGTTAGGCATTCGTACAGGAGGCGCTGAAAACTGTTGCCTGGGCCCAGATTTTAGAAAGTCTAAAAAAGATGCAAGGAATCCTGTTTTgacttctggctgcttttcttccACTTCTTTAATTTTTTGCCTCATTTTTTCTTGATGTTGATAAGTATCATAACTTTCAGAAACAGGAGAAGAATACGTTAAGCAAATGTCAGTTCCTCTGGTATTCTGACGTTTGCACTGTCCACTTCGTTTTAGTTGCTTCTGGCTTGCACTGTCATCTTCTGTAGCATTTTTAATTTGGCtttttcctttactttttttcttttgaaggttTCCTTGACTTAAATCTTGGTTCTCTTCTTCAGTTTTGCTACGACTTCCATCTCCTGTTTGAAGCACAGATATTGGTTGCAATGGACCTTTAATCTTGTTACCTACTACAATGCCATCATCACCACTCATATTAAAATCATTATCTGATGTAACACTCTCTTCACTTAGACTCCGACCACTTGAAACAAATTCCGAGTCTCTAGCATTCAGTGTACCATCAATGGAAACATCATTATCTTCTTCAGATTCATGACTAATGCTAGACTGTTTCTTAATTTTGCCAGACCCTTGTTCTTGCTCCTCCTGACTAAGCCCAAGGGCTGAAGAAGTCATTCTAGTGGACATGTTTTGATCAGCAGTCTCCATATGTTGTTCAAGGACTGCATGTTTTGACTGTATTGAAGACACTGTTGCAAGGTTTATGGTAATTTGGCTTCCATTCAGAGAAATATTATTTATGCTGTGTGGTTTCCCAACTACAGTGGGTGAGGAGCTGAAACTAGGAGATACATGTCTAACATCTACTGACTGGAACTGAGATTTGGAATTATCACCATTTTCAACAGACTGGATTTCTTCTTCATTAGCTGTTGATTTGGCAAATTCTGAAGGTGTgactccacatgctgctgctgttgctgctaagATGTCATCCACATTAGACAAGATATTCCTCTCGTCGCTAAGAAGCATAGATTCTGGGAAACATATTGAACCAAAAGAAACAAACTGATTCTTTGATTCATGCTGATTTGGTTGAGTAAAATGGTCTTTTGTTGTTATATGTTGCTGTAGTGGTTTTGAGGACTCTGCAATGTCCATTTTAATAACTTCTGCATTTTGAGGACGAAGCTGTTGCTGAGAATGCCCCCCATTGCTTTGAATGATGTGACTATCCATTTGAAGGTACTGTTGTGCTACCTGGTGAGGACTCTGTATTCGTTGCACATGTGGAGATGCCTTTGCTTGTACTAACCCCGACTGTAGTATtgactgctgaagaatttgtaAGTCACAGGTAGATTCCAGAAGTACCTGTGCATTAGGCAAACACAGTTGACTGCCATGCCTCAAGGTATGAGCTTGAATCTGTGATGATGTGCTAATCACTTGGCCCTGCTCTTCTTGGGCCTTAGTTTCATGTACCTTATGCATAAGAGAATGCTGCTGGTTTATTTCCTTAGCATTTACACTTACTTGTGCTGTCTGCATTAAATTAGCTGCCTTTTTAACATCATGGCTTGCTACATTAGTGATATGGCCAATCTGTTGAGTAAGCTGTGCCACAGAACCAATAACCATCCTCTCATCTTTTTTTGATCCTTGAAGAGTAAGCCCAACAATGTGATCATCAAGACGAGCATTACTTCTGATTACACTTTGAGAATATCTGTCATCTGCCTTTGACACCCTATAGGCAGCATCCTGAGCATTAATTTCATGATCTGTTAGCCTTTGGGTAGAGGATTCAAGAGAGGTTTGCTGCTGCAGTGCCTGTAAATCTTGCATTGACAATTCATCTTCTTGTTTTGATGACGCATATAGGTTAGAGTCAGATTTCCTTTTGATGTACATTTTTGTATTTGAGGAAGATCTATTATTCTGCAGTGTTTGTGAATGAGCTGGAGATGCAAATGTAGGAGCTGTCAAAAACTTCTGAGACTGTGGAGAAGATGATTCTTGTGTCTGAGAATTCTGAGAAGACTGTAGAGAAATATAGTTCTGGTTTGGGCTTGAGGCTGATAAATTTTGAACACGAGGGGAGGAAGAAAATGGAAGAGAAGGTGATGTTAGTGTTAAGGATTGCCCTGAAGTATAACTTTCTGAAGGACTAACAGCTGATAAAACCTGTGATTGAGATGAATAACTAACCGGTGATTGGCTAACAGGAGATAAACCCCGAGAATGATTAGAAGAATAACTCTGAGATTGGCTAACTGAAGAAAGATCCCTTGTTTGTCCAGAGTAGTTCTCATTTGGAACTGAAGTTAATACCTGCTGATCTGTAGAATAACTTAGCGTTCCCGGACTATCAGAAGTTATAGCTTGTGATTGCCCAGAAAAAGTCAGAGTTTTATATGAGGGCAACTTCTCAACCTTGCTGGATGAGAAAACTTGTGAATGACTGACAGATGGCATATTCTGTGACTGTGTGGAAACATAGTTTTGGGATTGACTGACTGACAACAGACTTGGTAACTGTGCTGTAGAATAGATTTGTGCTTGGCCTGCTATTACAGAACTCTGGTTTTGTGCAGCTTTGGAATAGCTTTGTGTTTGTACAGGAGAGGCTACATTTAGAGGTTTAGGGGTCTTTGTTGACCTTGATGGTTGCTTTGCAGAACAGTTTTTTGATTTTCCTGTAGAAGTTGAGGGGAAACCAGGTGATGGAACTGCAGATGTATAAGACTGAGCAAGTTCCACTGAGACTTGAGAGATCTTCTGTTGTGATCCTCCATTGCTCACCTCAGTAGCATCTCCAACTGGACTACAAGATAGTCCTGACTGCCTGGATGTATCCTGAAAATTAACTACACTTGTACTTGATAAATAACTGTGTAAGGAATGCTGTGAACCAGTTAGTTGTGCCTGAACAGACTGTGTACTTGAAGGCCGCTGGTGGTGTTTAATGACACTACATTCTCTCTGAAGTGCTCTATCAATGGAGGCAGTGGAAGCGGAAAAGACAGATGTGCTGTATGCCTGAGAAGTCTGCTGAGCTCCTCCAAGTGTTGAAGGCAACAAGCTAAACTGAGGTTGCAAGAGATGGGGTGCAGACTCTTGAGCAGAACGGTATGTTGATGACTGAGGTGGTATGCTGGTACTTAAAACAGAGCTGCCTAGGCGTTCCAATGTCAAAGCAGTTGGAATTGTGCCTTGTGATGTCTTGATTTGCAGTAAAGGGTCATGAGCTGTTAAAAGACCATTTGATGCAGCACTGAATGTTGTATCTTGAAGTGTCAGAGATGGAGTAGTAGCAAAGTTTCTACTGCTGAAAGAGTTGGGATGCTGATAAGCTGATAAAGCAGATGTTGGTGGAAATGTTCCAGAGGTTGGCAGTGCTCCAGTAACAAATAGTTCTGTTGCTGCTGAGGAATGCATACCTGCAAAAAAGGTTTACGGAAATTGTGTAAGTAACAATATTTTGTACTTCCAACCTTAAAGTCCTTTACAAGTGTAATTTCAGCTCAACAATGCTGTGAGGGACATAAGGAATGTTAACTTTAGACTGAAACACAAATATATCATAAAATGTTTACTTACACACCTGTGACTATACAAAGACTCATATTCTGGGTCTAATTTGCAAACTAGGTCTCCATTATGAAAGCATAATGGATTCCCCAATGCACTTAATTAGCAAGAAAAAGAGCAAACTGAAGTTGTGTATTGCTGATGCAATATGTGCTACAAAAAGAGCGCTATCTGAATCCTCAGACACCTTTATTTTTATCTGTTTAGTTGTTCGTATTTTAAACTATATGAAACCACACATCCACAACTCTTAATATAAACACACCATAAGCATTACAAACCATAGTTCATTCAAAGCAGCAGCACTTTACTTACTTCTTCACTCTCCACTGTAACACACTTCAAATAATCATCAGATAAAATAATACAATTTCTTAAGAAAGCTGCTTTTTTCAGTTATGTACAAATCTCCTTAAGCTGTAGTGATCAACACTCACAAATGCCTGGGCCACAAGGAACATAATGCTCATTACTGTGAATAAAATTTACATTGCACTCCTAAGAGATGTTAAGTTTACAAACCTATATTGAAACATGCTGTAACAGGATCAGGGCAGCAGACCCCgggtggaaggcagcccagaaCCCTGCCTGGGCTAGGGAAAAGATAGAAGGAGTTAATTAAGCTTCCAGGTGTAAGCAATAGGATGTGGTATGGATAATCAGTTAGCAAGGTCCAGCTGAGCTAACTGCTGGGAGGCTTAAGGCAGGGAgacagagagcaaggggaggagagaagggagaGGAGTGTGAGAGACACTTGAGACACttagagaggtagttgtgttagtctgtagcttcgagaacaacaagaagtcttggggcactttatagactaacagatattttggagcataagctttcgtgggcaaagacccgcttcaccagatgcatgcattcatctgatgaaacgggtcttttcccacgaaagcttatgctccaaaatatctgttagtctataaggtgcccacaagacttcttgttgttcttgagagACACTGTGAGCGAAGCAAAAAGTAGCAAGAGCACAACAGGAGGAGGAGAGTGCCAACAGCAGGGTTAGGGTGGGAGGAGTGGTGGgctccctcccca is a window encoding:
- the QSER1 gene encoding glutamine and serine-rich protein 1 isoform X2: MHSSAATELFVTGALPTSGTFPPTSALSAYQHPNSFSSRNFATTPSLTLQDTTFSAASNGLLTAHDPLLQIKTSQGTIPTALTLERLGSSVLSTSIPPQSSTYRSAQESAPHLLQPQFSLLPSTLGGAQQTSQAYSTSVFSASTASIDRALQRECSVIKHHQRPSSTQSVQAQLTGSQHSLHSYLSSTSVVNFQDTSRQSGLSCSPVGDATEVSNGGSQQKISQVSVELAQSYTSAVPSPGFPSTSTGKSKNCSAKQPSRSTKTPKPLNVASPVQTQSYSKAAQNQSSVIAGQAQIYSTAQLPSLLSVSQSQNYVSTQSQNMPSVSHSQVFSSSKVEKLPSYKTLTFSGQSQAITSDSPGTLSYSTDQQVLTSVPNENYSGQTRDLSSVSQSQSYSSNHSRGLSPVSQSPVSYSSQSQVLSAVSPSESYTSGQSLTLTSPSLPFSSSPRVQNLSASSPNQNYISLQSSQNSQTQESSSPQSQKFLTAPTFASPAHSQTLQNNRSSSNTKMYIKRKSDSNLYASSKQEDELSMQDLQALQQQTSLESSTQRLTDHEINAQDAAYRVSKADDRYSQSVIRSNARLDDHIVGLTLQGSKKDERMVIGSVAQLTQQIGHITNVASHDVKKAANLMQTAQVSVNAKEINQQHSLMHKVHETKAQEEQGQVISTSSQIQAHTLRHGSQLCLPNAQVLLESTCDLQILQQSILQSGLVQAKASPHVQRIQSPHQVAQQYLQMDSHIIQSNGGHSQQQLRPQNAEVIKMDIAESSKPLQQHITTKDHFTQPNQHESKNQFVSFGSICFPESMLLSDERNILSNVDDILAATAAACGVTPSEFAKSTANEEEIQSVENGDNSKSQFQSVDVRHVSPSFSSSPTVVGKPHSINNISLNGSQITINLATVSSIQSKHAVLEQHMETADQNMSTRMTSSALGLSQEEQEQGSGKIKKQSSISHESEEDNDVSIDGTLNARDSEFVSSGRSLSEESVTSDNDFNMSGDDGIVVGNKIKGPLQPISVLQTGDGSRSKTEEENQDLSQGNLQKKKSKGKSQIKNATEDDSASQKQLKRSGQCKRQNTRGTDICLTYSSPVSESYDTYQHQEKMRQKIKEVEEKQPEVKTGFLASFLDFLKSGPRQQFSAPPVRMPNRTRRPVTQMVRAPGPPPFSKSQQAVAPLSAEVGCESPTKKVDDELKKNLETLPSFSSDEDDSVGSNHDLQKSISTALSALDDTSDKKNKSETEKMAVASTANTIAVVKQESPNTTAPVVNVQEKTSSAEPLKIADQDGVSSDQLAKIQAAVAIEGCTDEENTDSGGEGMYRERDEFVVKIEDIDVLKLALQMGKEPPAIWKVQKALLQKFVPEVRDGHREFAATNSYLGYFGDAKMKYKRVYVKFIENANKKEYVRVCSKKPRSKPVQSARTIHCKPSNCTSKAPDPPAPKTTTKVSSVKPKVKQPKIKAEPPPKKRKKWKEEFSSSQSDSSPEAQSDEDELIPPSPYFARFLNTRAMKETFKSYMELLVSIALDPDTMQALEKSNDELLLPHMRKIDGLLNDNRKRLLSKLRLEHMFKSALENFPELTVITRDSKTKGGGATLSKIKLNGKAYNKKTLRASKSTTKLAQEFTVDPEKIQLYSLYHSLHHYKYHIYLACKEEISSVQKKSTDLGHEEIVQLCMKNIKWVEDLFEKFGELLNHVQQKCS
- the QSER1 gene encoding glutamine and serine-rich protein 1 isoform X1, yielding MMDRNYPPTPSFADPLAPATAAQPPAATAAWAYERGASSLKPSLSYGGGHPSLSETDLLHRQTYAASHQLPGYATTHHPTGLSGIFDTSMHTTGSNTKDTSVMNFLSAIESRTAQSASSGATLLPQFRAPSWQTGMHSSAATELFVTGALPTSGTFPPTSALSAYQHPNSFSSRNFATTPSLTLQDTTFSAASNGLLTAHDPLLQIKTSQGTIPTALTLERLGSSVLSTSIPPQSSTYRSAQESAPHLLQPQFSLLPSTLGGAQQTSQAYSTSVFSASTASIDRALQRECSVIKHHQRPSSTQSVQAQLTGSQHSLHSYLSSTSVVNFQDTSRQSGLSCSPVGDATEVSNGGSQQKISQVSVELAQSYTSAVPSPGFPSTSTGKSKNCSAKQPSRSTKTPKPLNVASPVQTQSYSKAAQNQSSVIAGQAQIYSTAQLPSLLSVSQSQNYVSTQSQNMPSVSHSQVFSSSKVEKLPSYKTLTFSGQSQAITSDSPGTLSYSTDQQVLTSVPNENYSGQTRDLSSVSQSQSYSSNHSRGLSPVSQSPVSYSSQSQVLSAVSPSESYTSGQSLTLTSPSLPFSSSPRVQNLSASSPNQNYISLQSSQNSQTQESSSPQSQKFLTAPTFASPAHSQTLQNNRSSSNTKMYIKRKSDSNLYASSKQEDELSMQDLQALQQQTSLESSTQRLTDHEINAQDAAYRVSKADDRYSQSVIRSNARLDDHIVGLTLQGSKKDERMVIGSVAQLTQQIGHITNVASHDVKKAANLMQTAQVSVNAKEINQQHSLMHKVHETKAQEEQGQVISTSSQIQAHTLRHGSQLCLPNAQVLLESTCDLQILQQSILQSGLVQAKASPHVQRIQSPHQVAQQYLQMDSHIIQSNGGHSQQQLRPQNAEVIKMDIAESSKPLQQHITTKDHFTQPNQHESKNQFVSFGSICFPESMLLSDERNILSNVDDILAATAAACGVTPSEFAKSTANEEEIQSVENGDNSKSQFQSVDVRHVSPSFSSSPTVVGKPHSINNISLNGSQITINLATVSSIQSKHAVLEQHMETADQNMSTRMTSSALGLSQEEQEQGSGKIKKQSSISHESEEDNDVSIDGTLNARDSEFVSSGRSLSEESVTSDNDFNMSGDDGIVVGNKIKGPLQPISVLQTGDGSRSKTEEENQDLSQGNLQKKKSKGKSQIKNATEDDSASQKQLKRSGQCKRQNTRGTDICLTYSSPVSESYDTYQHQEKMRQKIKEVEEKQPEVKTGFLASFLDFLKSGPRQQFSAPPVRMPNRTRRPVTQMVRAPGPPPFSKSQQAVAPLSAEVGCESPTKKVDDELKKNLETLPSFSSDEDDSVGSNHDLQKSISTALSALDDTSDKKNKSETEKMAVASTANTIAVVKQESPNTTAPVVNVQEKTSSAEPLKIADQDGVSSDQLAKIQAAVAIEGCTDEENTDSGGEGMYRERDEFVVKIEDIDVLKLALQMGKEPPAIWKVQKALLQKFVPEVRDGHREFAATNSYLGYFGDAKMKYKRVYVKFIENANKKEYVRVCSKKPRSKPVQSARTIHCKPSNCTSKAPDPPAPKTTTKVSSVKPKVKQPKIKAEPPPKKRKKWKEEFSSSQSDSSPEAQSDEDELIPPSPYFARFLNTRAMKETFKSYMELLVSIALDPDTMQALEKSNDELLLPHMRKIDGLLNDNRKRLLSKLRLEHMFKSALENFPELTVITRDSKTKGGGATLSKIKLNGKAYNKKTLRASKSTTKLAQEFTVDPEKIQLYSLYHSLHHYKYHIYLACKEEISSVQKKSTDLGHEEIVQLCMKNIKWVEDLFEKFGELLNHVQQKCS